One stretch of Tepidibacter hydrothermalis DNA includes these proteins:
- a CDS encoding DUF6240 domain-containing protein yields MINKVSAEAAYSVASDAYNNLNTTSKVRGTVVETSEDDVTIDVGDKKLLNLKVKENIDAKPGDTVVIDKKNIIESKKVDDIRNKKITQNDKLEYSDILKRLDIDVNDENLEAVQTLKNNDISITKESIMSFVYSKKSLDDIIVNLDYDSAVKIMDKGVDIENDSLQKIADTIKEVKNEKDGFSFLKLFKNKKELTTDEAEKITEKLYGSKMGKDITDIVKTLHKKNVNITKKNIERINDIFYKLDKLQDIEEETFIDTVKNNVSPTIDNLYSIKNFVKKGAIKVADKISSISVKAYESLLPKLNKITQKELNLLKDDIKESLDRMQIGVTDDNIKLSEKIIKNELELTKENIQSINEMKEALDYIIKNLDKENVSSMIKENLDIEKMDIRDIAEKLKNTDNINKISNIEGKEVSNIIEKLENLKELDETDLVKLVKKDVDFNLSKLNKIISNPNTDNDLIKNTVNSIGKITQVFNDVKNLDFNIISFNLKNNVPMTLNNINVSNKIINKKDYMNLEHKKLDMPTKLQKNSENIVKKHVKDNINLFKTQDNDKKVMDLNKAFEVAKSLVQNKLSLSRTNIQKVYSAYNQYEYIKDNLTSSMVKESIKQNNPIENMSLKEADNYIREFSNADRANMKIDKYIKKLTDNIKNINREKNTCIAFNIKNNRDMTLKEVQSTSDFFKNKNQLGHKISGFLDEIKKNDKLNKKEDSELRKYADKIENTVKKYSDNIKKANFKPRKAHEDISEDIKNMSENIDLSKEANKDIDERHKDVKESLEKSYIQNKDEKFIQYPIMINEHFSNLNMYYKNRKNSSKNIDKDDMDVVISLDTKNLGNINIHLGVNKSNVKVKIGLDDNNNIGYIKENKDILNNFLEGIGYNLEDIEFDFDKDNIMNLNDEQEIESDVKGFLDIKI; encoded by the coding sequence ATGATAAATAAAGTTTCAGCTGAAGCTGCATATAGTGTGGCAAGTGATGCTTATAATAACTTGAATACAACTTCAAAGGTCAGAGGTACGGTTGTTGAAACTAGTGAAGATGATGTAACTATAGATGTTGGAGATAAGAAACTTCTTAATCTAAAGGTTAAAGAAAATATAGATGCAAAACCTGGCGATACAGTGGTAATAGATAAGAAAAATATAATAGAATCTAAAAAAGTAGATGATATTAGAAATAAAAAAATAACCCAAAATGACAAATTAGAATATTCGGATATACTAAAAAGATTAGATATAGATGTGAATGATGAAAATTTAGAAGCGGTTCAGACTCTTAAAAACAATGATATAAGTATAACTAAAGAAAGTATTATGTCGTTTGTATACAGTAAAAAATCATTAGATGATATTATAGTAAACTTAGATTATGATAGTGCAGTTAAGATAATGGACAAGGGTGTTGATATTGAGAATGATTCACTTCAAAAGATAGCAGATACCATAAAAGAAGTAAAAAATGAGAAGGACGGATTTTCATTTTTAAAATTGTTTAAAAATAAAAAAGAGCTTACAACTGATGAAGCAGAAAAAATAACTGAGAAATTGTATGGAAGCAAGATGGGTAAAGATATAACTGATATAGTAAAAACTTTACATAAAAAGAATGTTAATATAACTAAAAAAAATATAGAAAGAATCAATGATATATTCTATAAATTAGATAAACTACAAGATATAGAAGAAGAGACATTTATAGATACGGTAAAAAACAATGTAAGTCCTACAATAGATAACTTATACAGTATAAAGAATTTCGTAAAAAAGGGAGCAATAAAAGTAGCTGATAAGATAAGTTCTATATCTGTTAAAGCATATGAGTCTTTATTACCTAAGCTGAATAAGATTACACAAAAGGAACTTAATTTACTAAAAGATGATATAAAGGAAAGTCTTGATAGAATGCAAATAGGGGTTACTGACGATAATATAAAACTTTCTGAGAAAATAATAAAGAATGAATTAGAACTTACAAAAGAAAATATCCAAAGTATAAATGAAATGAAGGAAGCTTTGGATTATATAATTAAAAACTTAGATAAAGAAAATGTATCATCTATGATAAAAGAAAATTTAGATATAGAAAAAATGGATATAAGAGATATAGCTGAGAAGTTAAAAAATACAGATAACATTAATAAAATATCTAATATAGAGGGAAAAGAAGTATCTAATATAATAGAAAAACTAGAAAATTTAAAAGAATTAGATGAAACTGATTTAGTTAAATTAGTTAAAAAAGATGTAGATTTTAATTTGAGTAAATTAAATAAAATCATATCAAACCCTAATACGGATAATGACCTTATAAAGAATACGGTTAACTCTATAGGTAAGATTACACAAGTTTTTAATGATGTAAAGAATTTAGATTTTAATATAATTTCATTTAACTTAAAGAATAATGTACCTATGACGTTAAATAACATAAATGTATCGAATAAAATTATAAATAAAAAAGATTATATGAATTTAGAACATAAAAAATTGGATATGCCTACAAAACTTCAAAAAAACAGTGAAAATATAGTTAAAAAACATGTAAAGGATAATATTAATTTATTCAAAACACAAGACAATGATAAAAAAGTAATGGATTTAAATAAGGCATTTGAAGTAGCTAAGTCTTTGGTACAAAATAAATTAAGTTTAAGTAGAACCAATATTCAAAAGGTATATAGTGCATACAATCAATATGAATATATAAAAGATAATCTTACAAGTTCTATGGTTAAAGAAAGCATAAAGCAAAATAATCCTATAGAAAATATGAGTTTAAAAGAAGCTGATAATTATATAAGAGAATTTAGCAATGCTGATAGGGCTAATATGAAGATAGATAAGTATATTAAAAAGCTAACTGATAATATAAAAAACATAAATAGAGAAAAAAATACTTGTATAGCTTTTAATATAAAGAATAATAGAGATATGACTTTGAAAGAAGTTCAAAGTACATCAGACTTTTTTAAGAATAAGAATCAATTAGGACATAAAATATCAGGCTTTTTAGATGAAATAAAAAAGAACGATAAACTTAATAAAAAAGAAGATAGTGAATTACGAAAATACGCTGACAAAATAGAAAATACGGTTAAAAAATATTCTGATAACATAAAAAAAGCGAATTTTAAACCTCGTAAGGCTCATGAAGATATAAGTGAAGATATAAAAAATATGAGTGAGAATATAGATTTATCTAAGGAAGCTAATAAAGATATTGATGAAAGACATAAGGATGTAAAAGAATCACTTGAAAAAAGTTATATACAAAATAAAGATGAAAAGTTCATACAATATCCAATTATGATAAATGAACATTTTTCAAATTTAAATATGTACTATAAAAACAGAAAAAATTCGTCTAAGAATATAGATAAGGATGATATGGATGTTGTAATTAGCCTTGATACTAAGAATTTAGGAAATATAAATATTCACTTAGGAGTAAATAAATCTAATGTTAAAGTTAAAATAGGATTAGACGATAACAACAATATAGGTTATATAAAAGAAAATAAAGATATATTGAACAACTTTTTAGAAGGTATAGGATATAACTTGGAAGATATAGAATTTGATTTTGATAAAGATAATATAATGAATCTAAATGATGAACAAGAAATAGAAAGTGATGTTAAGGGATTTTTGGATATCAAAATTTAG
- a CDS encoding YaaR family protein — protein sequence MVLNNVNPVNNINQISSVNKVNKSKEIKRAEFKAKFENIKSDKVKEHLTELYDKISEQSDKIGEKLYLKDLIQYKKLVKEFLNVAVNNSHSFSQQNFLDRRGRHRVYGIVKNVDRELSSLTKEFIGQEVDRLSVIKKLDGIKGMLVDVMM from the coding sequence ATGGTTTTGAACAATGTTAATCCAGTTAATAATATAAATCAGATATCCAGTGTTAATAAAGTTAATAAATCAAAAGAAATTAAAAGAGCCGAATTTAAAGCTAAATTTGAAAATATAAAGTCTGATAAAGTGAAAGAACATTTAACAGAGCTTTACGATAAAATAAGTGAGCAGTCTGACAAGATAGGTGAAAAACTGTATCTTAAAGATTTGATTCAATATAAAAAGCTAGTAAAAGAGTTCCTTAACGTAGCCGTTAATAATTCTCATTCTTTCTCTCAACAAAACTTTCTAGACAGAAGAGGTCGTCATAGAGTGTATGGAATTGTAAAGAATGTAGATAGAGAGCTTAGCTCACTAACTAAAGAGTTTATAGGACAAGAGGTAGATAGGCTTTCTGTAATCAAAAAACTTGATGGAATAAAGGGTATGTTGGTTGATGTGATGATGTAG
- the prfB gene encoding peptide chain release factor 2 (programmed frameshift): MLNIQEYNQRIDEMKNSIEELRASLDIAKIEYKIQEQEKKMSEQNFWDDNEKAQSLLQENKMLKESIEEFENLENSLEDINVLIELALEEDDLSLEKEVNKSIEDLDSDIDKMKIKTLLNGEYDKNNAIISLHAGTGGLDAQDWAKMLLRMYTRWADNKGYKVDLLDIIADPEAGIKSATLSVEGINAYGYLKGEKGVHRLVRISPFDTSGKRHTSFASIDVLPELDDNINVDIDPSDLKIDTYRASGAGGQHVNKTESAVRITHIPTGVVVQCQNQRSQHLNKDKAMKMLMAKLIELKELEQKEKIEDIQGEYSQIAWGSQIRSYVFQPYKLVKDHRTNLDIGNVQSVMDGNLDPFMNEYLKHTKK, from the exons ATGCTTAATATTCAAGAATATAATCAAAGAATAGACGAGATGAAAAATTCAATAGAAGAATTGAGGGCTTCTCTT GACATAGCAAAAATAGAATATAAGATACAAGAACAAGAAAAGAAAATGTCTGAACAAAATTTCTGGGATGACAATGAAAAAGCTCAAAGCTTGCTTCAAGAAAACAAGATGCTAAAAGAGAGTATAGAAGAATTTGAAAATCTAGAAAACTCTTTAGAGGATATAAATGTATTAATAGAACTTGCTCTTGAAGAAGATGACTTATCTCTTGAAAAAGAGGTAAATAAATCTATAGAAGATTTAGATTCAGATATAGACAAAATGAAAATAAAAACTCTTTTAAATGGAGAGTATGATAAAAACAACGCCATAATATCTTTACATGCAGGGACAGGTGGACTTGATGCTCAGGATTGGGCAAAGATGTTACTTAGAATGTATACAAGATGGGCAGATAATAAGGGCTATAAAGTTGACTTGCTAGATATAATAGCAGATCCTGAGGCTGGAATAAAAAGTGCTACATTGTCAGTAGAAGGAATTAATGCATATGGTTATCTAAAAGGAGAAAAGGGAGTTCATAGACTAGTAAGAATATCTCCCTTTGACACATCTGGAAAAAGACATACATCATTTGCATCTATAGACGTACTACCAGAGCTTGATGATAATATAAATGTAGATATAGATCCTAGTGATCTAAAAATAGATACATATAGAGCATCAGGAGCTGGAGGACAACATGTAAATAAAACAGAATCTGCTGTTAGAATAACTCATATACCAACAGGGGTTGTGGTTCAATGTCAAAATCAAAGATCACAACATTTAAATAAAGATAAGGCTATGAAAATGTTAATGGCAAAGCTTATAGAGTTGAAAGAACTAGAGCAAAAAGAAAAGATAGAAGATATACAAGGTGAATATTCACAAATAGCATGGGGAAGTCAAATAAGATCATATGTATTCCAACCATATAAGTTGGTTAAAGATCATAGAACTAACCTAGATATTGGAAATGTTCAAAGTGTAATGGATGGAAATCTAGATCCATTTATGAATGAATATTTAAAACATACCAAAAAATAA
- the secA gene encoding preprotein translocase subunit SecA, translating into MSFLEDLFGFSGKREIKKIEKIVDKIDAIESKFESMSEEELKNMTNVFKERLRNGETVDDLLVEAFAVTREASKRVLGMRHYRVQLIGGIVLHQGRIAEMKTGEGKTLVATAPVYLNALTGDGVHVITVNDYLAKRDKEWMAKLYEYMGLSVGVIVHGQTPEERKMQYDCDITYGTNNEFGFDYLRDNMVIHKEQMVQKKLNFVIVDEVDSILIDEARTPLIISGAGDKSTGLYFAADQFVKMLKNEEDYVVDEKANSVSLTEEGIQKGEKFFAVENLTDMSNMEIYHHINQALKAHNQMKKDVDYVIKDGEIVIVDEFTGRLMFGRRYSDGLHQAIEAKESLKVQRESKTLATITFQNYFRMYKKISGMTGTAKTEEEEFRSIYGMDVVQIPTNKPIQRQDVSDSIYRTVNGKFKAVVREIEERHNNNQPVLVGTISIENSEILSTMLKKKGIPHNILNAKQHEKEAEIVSQAGKLGAVTIATNMAGRGTDIILGGNPEFLAKKELKKKGYTDEVLALVTSPIEVDDEYVQMAKNEYNKIYSQIKEITDKEQRDVLNAGGLCIIGTERHESRRIDNQLRGRAGRQGDPGVSRFYITLEDDLMRLFGSEKIMGVVDKLGMEEDMPIEHKILSKSIEGAQKKVEGKNFSIRKHVLQYDDVMNKQREIIYKERRSVLQGENIKENITNMIKNTVDSSVMLYTADSDYPEEWDLEGLKEHLYNTFLPKGCIEFNNIEELDRDKIKEDIMDTALNIYNKKENEIDSERMREIERVILLQVVDTKWMDHIDAMEQLRQGIGLRAIGQEDPVRAYQFEGFDMFEEMIKSIQEETIKYLYNFTVEEKIERKQVVDIDNLSTASDEPGNKTVVKGEETGRNEACPCGSGKKYKKCCGRNV; encoded by the coding sequence ATGAGCTTTTTAGAAGATTTATTTGGATTTTCAGGAAAAAGAGAAATAAAAAAGATTGAAAAGATTGTAGATAAGATAGATGCTATAGAAAGTAAATTTGAAAGTATGAGTGAAGAAGAATTAAAGAATATGACTAATGTCTTCAAAGAAAGATTAAGAAATGGAGAAACTGTAGATGACTTATTAGTTGAAGCTTTTGCAGTTACTAGAGAAGCTTCAAAGAGAGTTCTTGGAATGAGACATTATAGAGTTCAGTTAATAGGAGGTATAGTTCTTCATCAAGGAAGAATTGCCGAGATGAAGACAGGAGAAGGTAAAACTTTAGTTGCAACAGCTCCTGTGTACTTAAATGCTTTAACTGGAGATGGAGTACATGTAATAACAGTTAATGACTATCTTGCTAAGCGTGATAAAGAGTGGATGGCTAAGTTATATGAATATATGGGATTAAGTGTTGGAGTTATAGTTCATGGACAAACTCCTGAAGAAAGAAAAATGCAGTATGATTGTGATATAACTTATGGTACTAATAATGAGTTTGGATTTGACTACTTAAGAGATAACATGGTTATACATAAGGAGCAGATGGTTCAAAAGAAATTAAACTTTGTAATAGTCGATGAGGTAGACTCTATATTAATAGATGAAGCCAGAACGCCTCTTATAATATCTGGTGCTGGAGATAAATCTACAGGGCTTTATTTTGCAGCAGATCAATTCGTTAAAATGTTAAAGAATGAAGAGGATTATGTAGTAGATGAAAAAGCCAACTCTGTATCATTAACTGAGGAAGGTATTCAAAAGGGAGAAAAATTCTTTGCTGTTGAGAATTTAACTGATATGTCCAATATGGAAATATATCATCATATAAATCAGGCATTAAAAGCTCATAATCAGATGAAAAAGGATGTTGATTATGTAATTAAGGATGGAGAAATAGTAATAGTAGATGAGTTTACTGGAAGACTTATGTTTGGTAGAAGATATTCAGATGGATTACATCAAGCAATAGAGGCAAAAGAGAGTCTTAAAGTACAAAGAGAGTCAAAGACACTTGCAACTATAACATTCCAAAACTACTTTAGAATGTACAAAAAGATTTCTGGTATGACAGGTACTGCTAAAACAGAGGAAGAAGAATTCAGATCTATCTATGGTATGGATGTTGTTCAAATACCAACTAACAAACCTATTCAAAGACAAGATGTATCAGACTCTATATATAGAACTGTAAATGGTAAGTTCAAAGCTGTTGTAAGAGAGATAGAAGAAAGACATAATAACAATCAACCAGTTCTTGTAGGTACTATATCTATAGAAAACTCTGAGATTTTATCTACTATGCTAAAGAAAAAGGGTATACCTCATAACATACTTAATGCAAAGCAGCATGAAAAAGAGGCAGAGATAGTATCTCAGGCTGGAAAATTAGGTGCAGTAACTATAGCAACTAATATGGCAGGTCGTGGTACGGATATTATACTTGGAGGAAATCCTGAATTTTTAGCTAAGAAAGAATTAAAGAAAAAAGGATATACAGATGAGGTATTAGCACTTGTAACATCTCCTATAGAAGTTGACGATGAATATGTTCAGATGGCTAAAAATGAGTATAATAAAATTTACTCTCAAATAAAAGAAATAACAGATAAAGAGCAAAGAGATGTATTAAATGCTGGAGGTCTTTGTATAATAGGTACAGAAAGACATGAGTCGAGAAGGATAGATAATCAGCTTCGTGGTCGTGCTGGACGTCAAGGAGATCCTGGAGTATCTAGATTCTATATAACACTGGAAGATGATCTTATGAGATTGTTTGGTAGTGAAAAGATTATGGGAGTTGTAGATAAATTAGGAATGGAAGAAGATATGCCTATAGAGCATAAGATACTTTCAAAATCTATAGAAGGAGCTCAAAAGAAGGTAGAGGGTAAGAACTTCTCTATAAGAAAGCACGTTCTTCAATATGATGATGTTATGAACAAACAAAGAGAAATAATATACAAAGAAAGAAGAAGTGTTCTTCAAGGAGAAAATATAAAAGAAAATATAACTAACATGATAAAAAATACTGTAGATAGTTCTGTTATGTTATATACAGCAGATAGTGACTATCCTGAAGAATGGGATTTAGAAGGTTTAAAGGAACATTTATACAATACATTCCTACCAAAAGGATGTATAGAATTTAATAATATAGAAGAACTTGATAGAGATAAGATAAAAGAAGACATAATGGATACAGCACTAAACATATATAATAAGAAGGAAAATGAAATAGATTCTGAAAGAATGAGAGAAATAGAGAGAGTTATATTACTTCAAGTAGTAGATACTAAGTGGATGGATCATATCGATGCTATGGAACAATTACGTCAAGGTATAGGTCTTAGAGCAATAGGTCAAGAAGATCCTGTGAGAGCATATCAATTTGAAGGATTTGATATGTTTGAAGAGATGATAAAATCTATTCAAGAAGAAACTATCAAATATTTATACAACTTTACAGTAGAAGAAAAAATAGAGAGAAAACAAGTTGTTGATATAGATAATTTATCTACTGCATCAGATGAGCCAGGAAATAAAACTGTTGTAAAAGGTGAGGAGACAGGAAGAAATGAAGCGTGTCCTTGTGGCAGTGGTAAAAAGTATAAAAAATGCTGTGGAAGAAATGTATAG
- the hpf gene encoding ribosome hibernation-promoting factor, HPF/YfiA family: protein MKLTIVGKNIEITDGIRLSIEEKLGKIDKYFNNDMDVRATIRAKKSRQTIEVTIIPVSGNIIRAEDSEENLYAAIDVVVDKLSKQLRKYKTKLINKSQDNASIRFENIESSIESEDDTEINIVRRKKFGIKPMNEEEAILQMELLGHNFFVFTDSETNEMSVVYKRKSGDYGIIEQA from the coding sequence ATGAAATTAACTATAGTGGGAAAAAACATCGAAATAACAGATGGAATTAGATTATCAATAGAAGAAAAGTTAGGTAAGATAGACAAATACTTTAATAATGATATGGATGTTAGAGCTACTATTAGAGCTAAAAAAAGCAGACAAACTATAGAAGTAACTATAATCCCTGTAAGTGGAAATATAATAAGAGCTGAGGATTCAGAAGAAAATTTATATGCAGCTATAGATGTAGTTGTAGATAAGTTAAGTAAACAACTTAGAAAATATAAAACAAAACTTATAAATAAAAGTCAAGATAATGCAAGTATCAGATTTGAGAATATAGAGAGTTCAATTGAAAGTGAAGATGATACTGAAATAAATATAGTTAGAAGAAAGAAATTTGGTATAAAGCCTATGAATGAGGAAGAAGCTATACTTCAAATGGAGCTTTTAGGACATAATTTCTTTGTATTTACAGATTCAGAGACAAATGAAATGAGTGTAGTATATAAGCGTAAATCAGGTGATTACGGTATAATAGAACAGGCATAA
- a CDS encoding IS3 family transposase, producing the protein MSKITFSKDNIERLNKNPYVKRVSEKSITYSDEFKIMFIEEYLRGSTPRTIFIDAGFDVEILGVKRYEQAAARWIKAYKKDGIIGLSDTRRVNSGRPSNAPVSKDDIISKQEAKIKLLEEQLELLKKLDVTERRLVNNCVNLTNNEVYELILKTVSKKDYSGTVSYCCSILGVSRSGYYHYLKTAPSRTIRENEDLKARDIILKAYNYRGYKKGSRSIKMTLENEFGIIYSRKKIQRIMRKYSIVCPIRKANPYRRIAKATKEHRVVPNLLQRNFKQGIPGKVLLTDITYIPYGINKMAYLSAIKDSSSNDILAYHVSDRITLDIATITIKKLVNTHKADLHDEAFIHSDQGVHYTSPKFQKLLKSHNLGQSMSRRGNCWDNAPQESFFGHMKDEVDFKTCSTLEEVINKVDNYMDYYNNYRCQWGLKKMTPKQFRNHLLNAA; encoded by the coding sequence ATGAGTAAAATTACATTTTCAAAAGACAATATTGAAAGATTAAATAAGAACCCTTATGTAAAGCGCGTTAGCGAGAAGTCAATAACATACTCTGACGAGTTTAAAATAATGTTTATTGAGGAGTATTTAAGAGGAAGCACACCACGAACTATTTTCATTGATGCTGGATTTGACGTTGAAATACTTGGTGTCAAGCGCTATGAACAGGCGGCAGCCAGATGGATAAAAGCGTACAAGAAAGATGGAATTATAGGATTAAGTGATACTAGAAGAGTGAATTCAGGCAGACCAAGTAATGCTCCAGTTTCAAAGGACGATATTATTAGCAAACAAGAAGCTAAAATAAAACTGCTTGAGGAACAATTAGAATTGCTAAAAAAGCTCGACGTGACAGAAAGGAGGCTGGTAAACAACTGCGTAAATCTAACAAATAATGAAGTATATGAGTTAATTTTAAAGACTGTGTCTAAAAAAGATTATTCAGGCACAGTTTCTTATTGCTGCTCAATTTTAGGGGTTTCACGTTCAGGTTATTATCATTATTTAAAGACAGCACCTTCTAGAACTATAAGGGAGAATGAAGATTTAAAAGCTAGAGATATTATATTAAAGGCTTATAATTATAGAGGTTATAAGAAAGGTTCTAGATCAATTAAAATGACACTAGAAAATGAGTTTGGTATTATATACAGTAGAAAAAAAATCCAAAGGATTATGCGAAAATACAGTATAGTATGTCCTATAAGAAAAGCCAATCCGTATAGAAGAATAGCCAAAGCGACAAAAGAACATAGAGTAGTACCTAATCTGCTACAGAGAAATTTCAAACAGGGTATTCCTGGCAAGGTGCTACTTACTGATATCACATACATCCCTTACGGGATAAATAAAATGGCATATTTATCAGCTATCAAAGATAGCTCTAGTAACGATATTCTAGCATATCATGTATCTGATCGAATTACTTTAGATATAGCTACAATTACAATTAAAAAATTAGTTAATACACATAAAGCTGATTTACATGATGAAGCTTTTATCCATTCTGACCAAGGGGTCCACTATACAAGCCCTAAATTCCAAAAATTACTAAAAAGCCATAATCTAGGACAATCCATGTCTAGACGTGGTAACTGCTGGGATAATGCACCTCAAGAATCCTTCTTTGGTCATATGAAGGATGAAGTAGATTTCAAAACATGTTCTACACTTGAAGAAGTAATTAATAAAGTTGATAATTACATGGATTACTATAATAATTATAGATGTCAATGGGGATTAAAAAAGATGACTCCTAAACAATTTAGAAATCATCTTTTGAATGCAGCTTAA
- a CDS encoding YjfB family protein, with the protein MDIGAMSIGLSQAKLAQQVSLSVMKMAMNSSDQKSNMINEMMNTSVKAMEKSVTPHLGNNIDIKL; encoded by the coding sequence ATGGATATTGGAGCTATGTCAATTGGTCTTAGCCAAGCCAAGCTTGCACAACAAGTAAGTCTTTCTGTTATGAAAATGGCAATGAATTCATCAGATCAGAAATCGAATATGATTAATGAAATGATGAATACTAGTGTTAAAGCTATGGAAAAATCAGTTACACCTCATTTAGGAAATAATATTGACATCAAATTATAA
- the flgN gene encoding flagellar export chaperone FlgN has translation MSVNELIDILIQTSEIKYHLMSEVYDITKIQGIHIKNSNTDSLLENIEKKQEKIDEIDKLDKKFYSAYINIKESLGIISLEDIDTQKYPNIKHLKQTIEDILSVTKDIDNLDKGNNQNVKKEFDKVKQELSNVKKEMKSLSKNVRAYKGYNNKYNHAQGVFIDNKK, from the coding sequence ATGAGCGTAAATGAATTAATAGATATTTTAATTCAAACTAGTGAAATTAAGTACCATCTAATGAGTGAGGTATACGATATAACTAAAATACAAGGTATTCATATAAAAAATTCCAACACAGATTCTCTTCTTGAAAATATAGAAAAGAAACAAGAAAAAATAGATGAAATAGACAAACTAGATAAGAAATTTTATTCAGCATATATAAATATAAAAGAGAGTTTAGGAATAATTTCTCTTGAAGATATAGACACACAAAAATATCCTAATATCAAGCATTTAAAGCAAACTATAGAAGATATATTAAGTGTTACGAAAGATATAGATAATTTAGATAAGGGAAATAATCAAAATGTAAAAAAAGAATTTGATAAAGTAAAACAAGAATTAAGTAATGTAAAAAAAGAGATGAAATCTTTAAGTAAAAATGTAAGAGCTTATAAAGGATATAACAATAAATATAATCATGCTCAAGGCGTATTTATAGATAATAAAAAATAA
- the fliS gene encoding flagellar export chaperone FliS yields MAMKNPYAQYKRQAVNTSTPEELTLKLYEGCIKFINIAMIAIDEKDIQKSNTNILKAQNIINELNITLDMNYEISNNLRLIYDYLHTRLIDANLKKDKSILEEVKEFVVEFRDTWKEAMKLARQGK; encoded by the coding sequence ATGGCTATGAAAAATCCATACGCTCAATACAAGCGTCAAGCAGTTAATACATCTACTCCAGAAGAGTTAACGCTAAAATTATACGAGGGTTGTATTAAATTCATAAATATAGCAATGATTGCTATAGATGAAAAAGATATTCAAAAGTCGAATACAAATATATTAAAAGCTCAAAATATTATAAATGAACTTAATATAACATTAGATATGAACTATGAAATATCTAATAATTTAAGATTAATATATGACTATTTGCATACAAGACTTATAGATGCTAATCTAAAAAAGGACAAGTCTATACTTGAAGAAGTTAAAGAGTTTGTAGTTGAATTTAGAGACACTTGGAAAGAAGCTATGAAGTTAGCTAGACAAGGAAAGTAG